The genomic interval TGAAATAACAAATATTCCAGACCTTAGTAATGCTAAAAAAGTTTTATTAATAGATGATATTGTTGATAGTGGTGAAAGTCTAGACGCTATTAAGAAAAAAATTTTAAAACTTTACCCACATTTAGATATTAAATTAGCTGTTGTATTTTATAAACCTAAAGCTATCATAAAACCTGAATTTTGTATAAAAGAAGCTAAAGAATGGATAAGCTTTTTTTGGGATTTTGAAGAATGATTTATGAAAATAGTTTTTGCTATATTAAACGCCATGAGAGTTCTATTCCGTGGCTAGAAATTCATGCAAAAGATGGATATAAAGAACTTAGTGATAATGAAGAAATAAGTTTAAAAATCTTTAAATTAGCTATTCTTATAGAAAAAGAAATGATTAAATTTTATAATCCAACTAAGATTAATCATGCATCGTTTGCAAATTACTTGCCTAAAGCTCACTGGCATATAATGGCTAGATTTAGTGATGATGGATTTTATCCTGAAAGTATGTGGGGAATTAGACAAAATGATGGCAAGGACTATAGTAAAGATTTTGATAAATTTATAAATATTTTATTAGATGAGGTTAAAAAACAAGGCTTTTAAGCTTTGTTTTTTAATATTTTTATTAAGTATGCAATAGCAAAACCAAAACAAGCTAACATAATGATACAAGCACCGCTACTAAGGGCATAAGCTACACTTAAAATTAATCCACCTAGACAAAAAATAAGTGATAAAATACTTGAACTTATCATCATACTAGCTAAACTACTACAAAACATTGACGAAATATAACTTGGGATACAAAGCAAGGCTAAAATTAAGACCATTCCAACAACTCTTAAGCTAATTACTATACAAACAGCTGAAGCAACGATTAGCATATAATAGATAAAATTTGCATTTACACCACAAACTTGACAAAATTCCTTATCAACACTAACACCAACTAATTGTTTATAAAAAATAATTGTCATTAGTATAAATACAATATTAGCGATAAACATTGTTATTAAATCAATATTTTCAACAGCCACAATGGCACCGAATAAATAGCTAAAAATTATAGTATTTGAATTTGGGCTTAAATCGCTAAGTAATATTCCAACACTCATTCCAAATGCCCATACTACGCCTATTACAGCATCTTGATTTTGATAATTTTTTGATAAATATGCTATTAAAATAGCACAAAACACTACAAACCCTAAGGAGCTTAGCATTGTATTTATTCCAAAATATAAAGAAATTCCAAGCCCACCATAAGCAGCGTGAGAAATTCCACCTACCATTGCTACAAGACGATTGGTAAAAACTAACGAGCCAATTATCCCACATGCAATACTAACTAAAATTGTAGCTAATATCGCATTTTGTATAAAATCAAATTTTAGATATTCCATAATTTTTCCATAGTTCTAATTCACATAAATGTTCTTTATGATTTGCTAAATGTAATAAGCGATTTTTATCAATTCCACAAATATCATTATGAATGTAACAGGTTTTTTGTATATTTATTATTTTATTTGCATATGAGCTAAGCAACATTACATCATGACATACACAAAGAATACAAATTCCATTATCATTTAATTTTTTTAATAATTCAAAAATTTCAATTTGTCCTTTAGCGTCAATACTAGCAGTTGGTTCATCTAATAATAACAAATCACAGCCACTTAAGATTGCTCTAGCTATTAATACGCGTTGTTGCTGACCACCGCTAAGATTTGTAAATTTTTTATTGACATAATCTTTCATTCCTACTAATTCTAAACACTTTGTTGCTTCAAGTTTATCTTGCTTTGATGAAAAAAAGAAAGCAAATTTATTTAATTTTCCAGTTAAAACTAAATCAATTACGCTAATAGGAAATGTTGGGTTTATTTTGTGTGCTTGAGGGACATAGCTTGTTTTTTTTGCATTTATAGTAATTTTTCCGCTATTAGGTTTTAATATACCTAATATTAGTTTTAACATTGTGCTTTTACCACCACCATTAGCACCAATAATTCCAGCAAAATCGTTTTTTTCTATCTCGTAATTAATGTTTTCTAATACTAATTGATTTGAGTATGAGAAATTTACATTTTCTATTTTTATCATTGTGACAATCCTATAAATAATCCTAAAAAGAA from Campylobacter sp. MG1 carries:
- a CDS encoding phosphoribosyltransferase, translating into MYQYTYDEFKKDFVPFAKRIKDEFNPDAFVGVARGGLTLTHALATALKSRNAYILNSIHYDGQKKLDTIEITNIPDLSNAKKVLLIDDIVDSGESLDAIKKKILKLYPHLDIKLAVVFYKPKAIIKPEFCIKEAKEWISFFWDFEE
- a CDS encoding HIT family protein, which produces MIYENSFCYIKRHESSIPWLEIHAKDGYKELSDNEEISLKIFKLAILIEKEMIKFYNPTKINHASFANYLPKAHWHIMARFSDDGFYPESMWGIRQNDGKDYSKDFDKFINILLDEVKKQGF
- a CDS encoding metal ABC transporter permease is translated as MMEYLKFDFIQNAILATILVSIACGIIGSLVFTNRLVAMVGGISHAAYGGLGISLYFGINTMLSSLGFVVFCAILIAYLSKNYQNQDAVIGVVWAFGMSVGILLSDLSPNSNTIIFSYLFGAIVAVENIDLITMFIANIVFILMTIIFYKQLVGVSVDKEFCQVCGVNANFIYYMLIVASAVCIVISLRVVGMVLILALLCIPSYISSMFCSSLASMMISSSILSLIFCLGGLILSVAYALSSGACIIMLACFGFAIAYLIKILKNKA
- a CDS encoding metal ABC transporter ATP-binding protein; its protein translation is MIKIENVNFSYSNQLVLENINYEIEKNDFAGIIGANGGGKSTMLKLILGILKPNSGKITINAKKTSYVPQAHKINPTFPISVIDLVLTGKLNKFAFFFSSKQDKLEATKCLELVGMKDYVNKKFTNLSGGQQQRVLIARAILSGCDLLLLDEPTASIDAKGQIEIFELLKKLNDNGICILCVCHDVMLLSSYANKIINIQKTCYIHNDICGIDKNRLLHLANHKEHLCELELWKNYGISKI